A window from Anomalospiza imberbis isolate Cuckoo-Finch-1a 21T00152 chromosome 8, ASM3175350v1, whole genome shotgun sequence encodes these proteins:
- the ZDHHC16 gene encoding palmitoyltransferase ZDHHC16 isoform X3, translated as MLGAVVRWWQTVLPACRARALPVGRRGPGMEAAGGGPRRGVAGMRSRQRMFAAVMRLLLKCLRLGRRRRFKLVRQVEQLWHYGHLCLRSLLYNSFTNGDVVLDSLFEPVYWLVDHVTRWFGVVFVALVIGLTSSIVAIVYICLLPLILQTYTPAWICWHLAYGHWNLIMIVFHYYMAITTSPGHPPQAKNDLTGVSICRKCIAPKPARTHHCSICNRCVLKMDHHCPWLNNCVGHYNHRYFFSFCLFMTMGCIYCSISGWEMFRDAYAAIETYYQTPPPTFSFRQRAFHKSVVYLWVLCSSVALALGALTLWHAALITRGETSIERHINRKERQRLQKKGKVFRNPYSYGSWDNWKVFLGVDVPRHWLTRVLLPSPHLPHGTGLSWDLPPCVTDQHAPLLAI; from the exons ATGCTGGGAGCCGTAGTCCGGTGGTGGCAGACGGTGCTCCCGGCATGCCGTGCGCGGGCGCTGCCCGTGGGCCGGCGGGGCCCGGGCATGgaggcggcgggcggcgggcccAG gcgTGGTGTGGCAGGGATGAGGAGCCGGCAGCGGATGTTTGCCGCGGTGATGCGCCTGCTCCTCAAGTGCCTGCGGCTggggcggcggcgccggttCAAGCTGGTGCGGCAggtggagcagctgtggcactACGGGCACCTCTGCCTCCGCTCCCTGCTCTACAACTCCTTCACCAACGGCGACGTGGTGCTTGACTCTCTCTTCGAGCCGGTCTACTGGCTGGTGGACCATGTCACCCGGTGGTTTGGTGTG GTGTTTGTGGCACTGGTGATTGGGCTGACAAGCTCTATTGTGGCCATCGTGTACATCTGTCTGCTGCCCCTCATCCTGCAGACCTACACACCTGCCTGGATATGCTGGCACCTTGCCTATGGGCACTGGAACCTCATCATGATTGTCTTCCACTACTACATGGCTATCACCACTTCACCTGGGCACCCACCACAG GCCAAGAACGACCTCACTGGTGTGTCCATCTGCAGGAAATGCATTGCCCCTAAGCCAGCTCGCACCCATCACTGCAGCATCTGCAACAG GTGTGTGCTGAAGATGGATCACCACTGCC CCTGGCTAAACAACTGTGTGGGACACTACAACCACCGctacttcttttctttctgcttgttCATGACCATGGGCTGCATTTACTGCAGCATCAGCGGCTGGGAGATGTTCCGGGATGCCTACGCCGCCATTGAG ACATACTACCAGACCCCACCACCCACCTTCTCCTTCCGCCAGAGAGCTTTCCACAAGAGCGTGGTCTACCTCTGGGTCCTGTGCAG CTCGGTTGCACTGGCCCTGGGTGCCCTCACGCTGTGGCACGCCGCCCTCATTACTCGCGGGGAAACGAGCATCGAACGGCACATCAACagaaaggagaggcagagacTGCAGAAGAAAGGCAAG GTCTTCAGGAACCCCTACAGTTACGGCAGCTGGGATAACTGGAAGGTGTTCCTGGGTGTGGATGTGCCAAG GCACTGGCTCACCCGTGTCCTGCTGCCCTCTCCTCACCTGCCCCATGGGACAGGCCTGAGCTGGGACCTGCCTCCCTGTGTGACGGACCAACATGCACCACTCCTGGCAATCTGA
- the ZDHHC16 gene encoding palmitoyltransferase ZDHHC16 isoform X2 — protein sequence MLGAVVRWWQTVLPACRARALPVGRRGPGMEAAGGGPRRGVAGMRSRQRMFAAVMRLLLKCLRLGRRRRFKLVRQVEQLWHYGHLCLRSLLYNSFTNGDVVLDSLFEPVYWLVDHVTRWFGVVFVALVIGLTSSIVAIVYICLLPLILQTYTPAWICWHLAYGHWNLIMIVFHYYMAITTSPGHPPQAKNDLTGVSICRKCIAPKPARTHHCSICNRCVLKMDHHCPWLNNCVGHYNHRYFFSFCLFMTMGCIYCSISGWEMFRDAYAAIERMKLLEKERLQVAANQTYYQTPPPTFSFRQRAFHKSVVYLWVLCSSVALALGALTLWHAALITRGETSIERHINRKERQRLQKKGKVFRNPYSYGSWDNWKVFLGVDVPRHWLTRVLLPSPHLPHGTGLSWDLPPCVTDQHAPLLAI from the exons ATGCTGGGAGCCGTAGTCCGGTGGTGGCAGACGGTGCTCCCGGCATGCCGTGCGCGGGCGCTGCCCGTGGGCCGGCGGGGCCCGGGCATGgaggcggcgggcggcgggcccAG gcgTGGTGTGGCAGGGATGAGGAGCCGGCAGCGGATGTTTGCCGCGGTGATGCGCCTGCTCCTCAAGTGCCTGCGGCTggggcggcggcgccggttCAAGCTGGTGCGGCAggtggagcagctgtggcactACGGGCACCTCTGCCTCCGCTCCCTGCTCTACAACTCCTTCACCAACGGCGACGTGGTGCTTGACTCTCTCTTCGAGCCGGTCTACTGGCTGGTGGACCATGTCACCCGGTGGTTTGGTGTG GTGTTTGTGGCACTGGTGATTGGGCTGACAAGCTCTATTGTGGCCATCGTGTACATCTGTCTGCTGCCCCTCATCCTGCAGACCTACACACCTGCCTGGATATGCTGGCACCTTGCCTATGGGCACTGGAACCTCATCATGATTGTCTTCCACTACTACATGGCTATCACCACTTCACCTGGGCACCCACCACAG GCCAAGAACGACCTCACTGGTGTGTCCATCTGCAGGAAATGCATTGCCCCTAAGCCAGCTCGCACCCATCACTGCAGCATCTGCAACAG GTGTGTGCTGAAGATGGATCACCACTGCC CCTGGCTAAACAACTGTGTGGGACACTACAACCACCGctacttcttttctttctgcttgttCATGACCATGGGCTGCATTTACTGCAGCATCAGCGGCTGGGAGATGTTCCGGGATGCCTACGCCGCCATTGAG AGAATGAAACTGCTTGAGAAGGAGAGACTGCAGGTGGCTGCCAACCAG ACATACTACCAGACCCCACCACCCACCTTCTCCTTCCGCCAGAGAGCTTTCCACAAGAGCGTGGTCTACCTCTGGGTCCTGTGCAG CTCGGTTGCACTGGCCCTGGGTGCCCTCACGCTGTGGCACGCCGCCCTCATTACTCGCGGGGAAACGAGCATCGAACGGCACATCAACagaaaggagaggcagagacTGCAGAAGAAAGGCAAG GTCTTCAGGAACCCCTACAGTTACGGCAGCTGGGATAACTGGAAGGTGTTCCTGGGTGTGGATGTGCCAAG GCACTGGCTCACCCGTGTCCTGCTGCCCTCTCCTCACCTGCCCCATGGGACAGGCCTGAGCTGGGACCTGCCTCCCTGTGTGACGGACCAACATGCACCACTCCTGGCAATCTGA
- the ZDHHC16 gene encoding palmitoyltransferase ZDHHC16 isoform X1, with protein sequence MLGAVVRWWQTVLPACRARALPVGRRGPGMEAAGGGPRRGVAGMRSRQRMFAAVMRLLLKCLRLGRRRRFKLVRQVEQLWHYGHLCLRSLLYNSFTNGDVVLDSLFEPVYWLVDHVTRWFGVVFVALVIGLTSSIVAIVYICLLPLILQTYTPAWICWHLAYGHWNLIMIVFHYYMAITTSPGHPPQAKNDLTGVSICRKCIAPKPARTHHCSICNRCVLKMDHHCPWLNNCVGHYNHRYFFSFCLFMTMGCIYCSISGWEMFRDAYAAIERMKLLEKERLQVAANQTYYQTPPPTFSFRQRAFHKSVVYLWVLCSSVALALGALTLWHAALITRGETSIERHINRKERQRLQKKGKVSIAHGTGAGWGRARRDVPLPVLQVFRNPYSYGSWDNWKVFLGVDVPRHWLTRVLLPSPHLPHGTGLSWDLPPCVTDQHAPLLAI encoded by the exons ATGCTGGGAGCCGTAGTCCGGTGGTGGCAGACGGTGCTCCCGGCATGCCGTGCGCGGGCGCTGCCCGTGGGCCGGCGGGGCCCGGGCATGgaggcggcgggcggcgggcccAG gcgTGGTGTGGCAGGGATGAGGAGCCGGCAGCGGATGTTTGCCGCGGTGATGCGCCTGCTCCTCAAGTGCCTGCGGCTggggcggcggcgccggttCAAGCTGGTGCGGCAggtggagcagctgtggcactACGGGCACCTCTGCCTCCGCTCCCTGCTCTACAACTCCTTCACCAACGGCGACGTGGTGCTTGACTCTCTCTTCGAGCCGGTCTACTGGCTGGTGGACCATGTCACCCGGTGGTTTGGTGTG GTGTTTGTGGCACTGGTGATTGGGCTGACAAGCTCTATTGTGGCCATCGTGTACATCTGTCTGCTGCCCCTCATCCTGCAGACCTACACACCTGCCTGGATATGCTGGCACCTTGCCTATGGGCACTGGAACCTCATCATGATTGTCTTCCACTACTACATGGCTATCACCACTTCACCTGGGCACCCACCACAG GCCAAGAACGACCTCACTGGTGTGTCCATCTGCAGGAAATGCATTGCCCCTAAGCCAGCTCGCACCCATCACTGCAGCATCTGCAACAG GTGTGTGCTGAAGATGGATCACCACTGCC CCTGGCTAAACAACTGTGTGGGACACTACAACCACCGctacttcttttctttctgcttgttCATGACCATGGGCTGCATTTACTGCAGCATCAGCGGCTGGGAGATGTTCCGGGATGCCTACGCCGCCATTGAG AGAATGAAACTGCTTGAGAAGGAGAGACTGCAGGTGGCTGCCAACCAG ACATACTACCAGACCCCACCACCCACCTTCTCCTTCCGCCAGAGAGCTTTCCACAAGAGCGTGGTCTACCTCTGGGTCCTGTGCAG CTCGGTTGCACTGGCCCTGGGTGCCCTCACGCTGTGGCACGCCGCCCTCATTACTCGCGGGGAAACGAGCATCGAACGGCACATCAACagaaaggagaggcagagacTGCAGAAGAAAGGCAAGGTGAGCATagcccatggcacaggggctggTTGGGGCAGAGCCAGACGTGATGTGCCTCTCCCTGTCCTGCAGGTCTTCAGGAACCCCTACAGTTACGGCAGCTGGGATAACTGGAAGGTGTTCCTGGGTGTGGATGTGCCAAG GCACTGGCTCACCCGTGTCCTGCTGCCCTCTCCTCACCTGCCCCATGGGACAGGCCTGAGCTGGGACCTGCCTCCCTGTGTGACGGACCAACATGCACCACTCCTGGCAATCTGA
- the ZDHHC16 gene encoding palmitoyltransferase ZDHHC16 isoform X4 produces the protein MRSRQRMFAAVMRLLLKCLRLGRRRRFKLVRQVEQLWHYGHLCLRSLLYNSFTNGDVVLDSLFEPVYWLVDHVTRWFGVVFVALVIGLTSSIVAIVYICLLPLILQTYTPAWICWHLAYGHWNLIMIVFHYYMAITTSPGHPPQAKNDLTGVSICRKCIAPKPARTHHCSICNRCVLKMDHHCPWLNNCVGHYNHRYFFSFCLFMTMGCIYCSISGWEMFRDAYAAIERMKLLEKERLQVAANQTYYQTPPPTFSFRQRAFHKSVVYLWVLCSSVALALGALTLWHAALITRGETSIERHINRKERQRLQKKGKVSIAHGTGAGWGRARRDVPLPVLQVFRNPYSYGSWDNWKVFLGVDVPRHWLTRVLLPSPHLPHGTGLSWDLPPCVTDQHAPLLAI, from the exons ATGAGGAGCCGGCAGCGGATGTTTGCCGCGGTGATGCGCCTGCTCCTCAAGTGCCTGCGGCTggggcggcggcgccggttCAAGCTGGTGCGGCAggtggagcagctgtggcactACGGGCACCTCTGCCTCCGCTCCCTGCTCTACAACTCCTTCACCAACGGCGACGTGGTGCTTGACTCTCTCTTCGAGCCGGTCTACTGGCTGGTGGACCATGTCACCCGGTGGTTTGGTGTG GTGTTTGTGGCACTGGTGATTGGGCTGACAAGCTCTATTGTGGCCATCGTGTACATCTGTCTGCTGCCCCTCATCCTGCAGACCTACACACCTGCCTGGATATGCTGGCACCTTGCCTATGGGCACTGGAACCTCATCATGATTGTCTTCCACTACTACATGGCTATCACCACTTCACCTGGGCACCCACCACAG GCCAAGAACGACCTCACTGGTGTGTCCATCTGCAGGAAATGCATTGCCCCTAAGCCAGCTCGCACCCATCACTGCAGCATCTGCAACAG GTGTGTGCTGAAGATGGATCACCACTGCC CCTGGCTAAACAACTGTGTGGGACACTACAACCACCGctacttcttttctttctgcttgttCATGACCATGGGCTGCATTTACTGCAGCATCAGCGGCTGGGAGATGTTCCGGGATGCCTACGCCGCCATTGAG AGAATGAAACTGCTTGAGAAGGAGAGACTGCAGGTGGCTGCCAACCAG ACATACTACCAGACCCCACCACCCACCTTCTCCTTCCGCCAGAGAGCTTTCCACAAGAGCGTGGTCTACCTCTGGGTCCTGTGCAG CTCGGTTGCACTGGCCCTGGGTGCCCTCACGCTGTGGCACGCCGCCCTCATTACTCGCGGGGAAACGAGCATCGAACGGCACATCAACagaaaggagaggcagagacTGCAGAAGAAAGGCAAGGTGAGCATagcccatggcacaggggctggTTGGGGCAGAGCCAGACGTGATGTGCCTCTCCCTGTCCTGCAGGTCTTCAGGAACCCCTACAGTTACGGCAGCTGGGATAACTGGAAGGTGTTCCTGGGTGTGGATGTGCCAAG GCACTGGCTCACCCGTGTCCTGCTGCCCTCTCCTCACCTGCCCCATGGGACAGGCCTGAGCTGGGACCTGCCTCCCTGTGTGACGGACCAACATGCACCACTCCTGGCAATCTGA